The Pseudomonas sp. R4-35-07 genome contains a region encoding:
- a CDS encoding bifunctional O-antigen ligase/aminoglycoside phosphotransferase family protein, whose product MHSKRLIYGSNRVFDFLVLWILPAGLLLLLSALFFVGNRNVLHRVFYILFSVPTLFLLCMRPKELKDLLREPIALAFLVFSAWALTSLLWSPEPSTDTDLFKRPLNTFMLFGGCGLLLHYRNELFKPIFFSAAAIALVVSLWNLVAFAKGFQPGMRMIGGLGALDNPLLSSHLFGFFTVYWLYTCMTTQRQKVLWFSVPALAIMATAVLATGSRTPLVALTLAILWMSFLSRNRRSALLLSGMILGAVALLVFYPESITERGSSFRLELWRMSLHLIAEHPWIGHSYDSELYLTLAVGDQLREPHSFSLGVLYYVGIIGFIPWAFMLGWGLYKGLKERAQPLFILASSLLAYGIGAGLTEGGGILSRPKEHWFLLWIPLAIIAGLSVAQRHRSLLRMPVQSIKPQAFDQLCSNAHVIEADGLGPKVLRLEDGSFLKLFRPRRWYTSGSFNPYSERFASNSEQLRTLDIPAPHVLGLYSLPDASSAVAYTPLPGLTLRQALQSLDSSLRESLVERFGRFMAQLHERGVYFRSLHLGNVLLMDDGEFGLIDVADLRIFPSPLRYALRQRNLRHMQRYPQDRNWLFETHFEQLVKGYAMVASPTATAKIREQVQSLARPGDKPL is encoded by the coding sequence ATGCACTCAAAGCGCCTTATCTATGGCTCAAATCGCGTTTTCGACTTCCTGGTCCTGTGGATTTTGCCTGCTGGCTTGCTGTTGCTCTTGAGTGCACTGTTCTTCGTCGGCAATCGTAATGTACTGCACCGGGTTTTCTACATCCTGTTCAGCGTGCCCACCTTGTTCCTGTTGTGCATGCGTCCCAAGGAACTCAAGGATTTGTTGCGCGAGCCTATTGCCCTCGCATTCCTGGTGTTTTCTGCCTGGGCCTTGACGAGCCTGCTCTGGAGCCCGGAGCCCAGTACCGACACCGACCTGTTCAAACGCCCGCTGAACACATTCATGCTGTTTGGTGGCTGCGGGCTGTTGCTGCATTATCGCAATGAACTGTTCAAACCGATCTTCTTTAGTGCCGCTGCCATTGCGCTAGTGGTAAGCCTGTGGAATCTGGTGGCGTTCGCCAAGGGATTCCAACCCGGCATGCGCATGATCGGCGGTCTTGGCGCCCTCGACAACCCGTTGCTCAGCTCGCACCTTTTTGGTTTTTTTACGGTTTATTGGCTATACACCTGCATGACCACCCAGCGACAGAAGGTATTGTGGTTCAGCGTACCAGCGCTTGCGATCATGGCCACGGCCGTGCTGGCGACCGGTTCACGCACGCCGCTTGTAGCATTGACGCTTGCCATCCTGTGGATGAGCTTTCTCAGCCGTAACCGGCGCTCGGCACTGCTTCTCAGCGGCATGATCCTGGGTGCTGTCGCGCTCCTGGTGTTTTACCCTGAATCGATCACCGAACGAGGCAGCTCATTCCGCCTTGAGCTGTGGCGCATGTCGTTGCACCTAATCGCAGAGCATCCGTGGATCGGTCATAGTTACGATTCCGAGCTGTATCTGACTCTGGCAGTTGGCGACCAACTTCGCGAGCCCCACAGCTTCTCCCTCGGCGTGCTCTATTACGTCGGTATCATTGGCTTCATCCCGTGGGCCTTCATGCTCGGATGGGGCCTGTATAAAGGTCTGAAAGAGCGCGCACAGCCGCTGTTCATCCTTGCATCGTCCTTGCTGGCCTACGGCATCGGTGCCGGCCTGACCGAAGGCGGCGGCATCCTGTCGCGACCCAAGGAGCATTGGTTCCTGCTGTGGATCCCGCTGGCAATCATTGCCGGCCTGAGCGTCGCCCAGCGCCACCGCAGTCTGCTGCGCATGCCTGTGCAATCGATCAAGCCCCAGGCATTCGACCAGCTGTGCAGCAATGCCCATGTAATCGAAGCCGATGGCCTCGGGCCAAAAGTCCTGCGCCTGGAAGATGGCAGCTTCCTCAAGCTGTTCCGCCCACGCCGCTGGTACACCTCCGGTAGCTTCAACCCGTATTCAGAGCGCTTTGCCAGCAACAGCGAGCAATTGCGCACCCTGGACATCCCCGCACCACACGTCCTCGGGCTCTACTCCCTGCCCGATGCCAGCAGCGCCGTGGCCTACACGCCCCTGCCCGGCCTGACCCTGCGCCAGGCCCTGCAAAGCCTGGACAGCAGCCTGCGCGAATCGCTGGTCGAGCGTTTTGGTCGGTTCATGGCGCAATTGCATGAGCGCGGCGTGTACTTCCGTTCGCTGCACCTGGGCAACGTGTTGCTGATGGACGACGGTGAGTTCGGCCTGATTGACGTCGCCGACCTGCGCATCTTCCCGTCGCCCCTGCGCTACGCATTGCGCCAGCGTAATTTGCGCCACATGCAACGCTATCCGCAGGACCGCAACTGGCTGTTCGAAACGCACTTCGAGCAACTGGTGAAGGGCTATGCAATGGTTGCGAGCCCAACGGCCACTGCGAAAATTCGCGAGCAGGTACAGAGCCTGGCCCGTCCAGGTGATAAGCCCCTGTAG
- a CDS encoding metal ABC transporter ATPase → MPRTLIRKNPSNFKTLPLHVEATPEGLSYQSVGMPLNFAQTLQRRKPVEVPDAERFTLELANLGVSVRLTLHWQNKDYWVLVRQRRQDRGDVVLKLISGYVPAHELNLPLHTAIQEIAEECLLETPEGWLGGRFNDTWLPAPYSAALHYREALPFRLSPLSGAARPVRCATTQLIERPRAYVHLPTASLQLIYDLRLEVPKEAKSLSLFHVDERLEGDQLVARLDRQRPDLYLMPLKDGEPLAELYTVKKDQLYPASTRGLYLAESFAQQEGWLVRDERIRWKDWLRQQGLAEPEKESKLKRLTGKAQQMLRKIVPKKKARD, encoded by the coding sequence ATGCCGCGTACGCTCATAAGAAAGAACCCCAGCAACTTCAAGACACTGCCGCTGCACGTAGAAGCCACCCCCGAAGGCCTGAGTTACCAGAGCGTCGGCATGCCGCTCAACTTCGCCCAGACCCTGCAACGGCGCAAGCCGGTCGAGGTGCCGGACGCCGAACGCTTCACCCTGGAGCTGGCGAACCTCGGCGTCTCGGTGCGCCTGACGCTGCACTGGCAAAACAAGGATTACTGGGTACTGGTGCGCCAGCGGCGCCAGGATCGCGGCGATGTGGTGCTCAAGCTGATCTCCGGCTACGTCCCGGCCCATGAACTGAACCTGCCGCTGCATACCGCCATCCAGGAAATTGCCGAAGAGTGCTTGCTGGAAACCCCGGAAGGCTGGCTCGGCGGGCGCTTCAACGACACGTGGCTGCCGGCGCCCTACTCCGCCGCGCTGCATTACCGTGAAGCCCTGCCGTTTCGCCTGAGCCCGCTGTCTGGCGCCGCGCGCCCGGTGCGCTGTGCGACAACCCAGTTGATCGAGCGCCCACGGGCCTATGTGCACCTGCCGACGGCGTCACTGCAGCTGATTTACGATCTGCGCCTGGAAGTGCCGAAGGAGGCCAAGTCGCTGAGCCTGTTTCATGTGGATGAGCGCCTGGAAGGTGACCAACTGGTGGCGCGCCTGGATCGACAGCGTCCGGATCTGTACTTGATGCCGCTCAAAGACGGCGAGCCGCTGGCCGAGCTGTACACCGTCAAGAAAGATCAGTTGTACCCGGCGAGCACGCGTGGTTTGTACCTGGCCGAAAGCTTCGCCCAGCAGGAAGGCTGGCTGGTGCGTGATGAGCGGATTCGCTGGAAGGACTGGCTGCGCCAGCAAGGCCTGGCAGAACCGGAAAAAGAGTCGAAGCTCAAGCGCTTGACCGGCAAGGCGCAGCAGATGCTGCGCAAGATCGTGCCGAAGAAAAAAGCCAGGGACTGA
- a CDS encoding NAD-dependent epimerase/dehydratase family protein, with the protein MIDTKKWVLITGGAGFIGSHLVDALLARGYWVRVLDNLSTGKRSNLPLDNRRVDLIEGDVANAEEVERAAVGVTAVVHLAAVASVQASVDDPVGTHQSNFVGTLNVCEGMRKAGVKRVVFASSAAVYGNNGEGASIEEETAKAPLTPYASDKLAGEFYFDFYRRQHGLEPVIFRFFNIFGPRQDPSSPYSGVISIFSERAQRGLPISVFGDGEQTRDFMYVEDLVEVLVQAVEAPSAPFGAINVGWNRTTTLKQVLHALEEALGSLPAVTYEPARPGDIRHSRANNQRLLASFKPPEPTLLKVGLERLLNG; encoded by the coding sequence ATGATTGATACTAAAAAGTGGGTTCTGATCACCGGTGGCGCTGGCTTTATCGGTTCGCATTTGGTCGATGCGCTGCTTGCGAGAGGCTATTGGGTGCGCGTGCTGGATAACCTATCCACGGGCAAGCGAAGCAATTTGCCGCTCGATAACCGGCGAGTCGATCTAATTGAAGGTGACGTCGCCAATGCCGAAGAGGTGGAGCGGGCCGCTGTCGGCGTGACTGCGGTGGTGCACTTGGCGGCGGTAGCTTCGGTACAAGCATCGGTGGATGATCCAGTCGGCACGCATCAGAGCAATTTCGTAGGCACCTTGAATGTCTGCGAAGGCATGCGTAAGGCCGGCGTAAAGCGTGTGGTATTTGCTTCCAGCGCAGCTGTGTATGGCAATAATGGGGAAGGTGCTTCGATTGAAGAGGAGACTGCTAAAGCTCCGTTGACACCTTATGCTTCGGACAAGTTGGCAGGTGAGTTCTACTTTGATTTCTATCGCCGTCAGCATGGCCTGGAACCGGTGATTTTTCGCTTTTTCAATATTTTCGGACCACGCCAGGATCCGTCATCACCGTACTCTGGCGTGATCAGCATTTTTAGCGAGCGTGCCCAGCGAGGTTTGCCTATTTCGGTGTTCGGCGACGGTGAGCAGACCCGCGATTTCATGTACGTTGAAGACTTGGTCGAGGTACTGGTGCAAGCCGTCGAAGCGCCAAGCGCACCCTTTGGGGCTATTAACGTCGGCTGGAACCGCACCACCACCCTCAAGCAGGTCCTGCACGCGTTGGAAGAGGCGCTGGGCTCGTTGCCTGCTGTGACGTACGAGCCGGCGCGCCCCGGAGACATTCGGCATTCAAGGGCGAATAACCAAAGGTTGCTGGCCAGTTTCAAGCCGCCTGAGCCTACTCTCTTGAAGGTTGGCCTGGAGCGTTTGTTGAACGGCTGA
- a CDS encoding glycosyltransferase family 4 protein — protein MKPRFKVLQLQPDYNVKTHDFADLGEQIVKSLPVERFEVTSGFLSGRPQPGQPLSVAEHSHYFELPEKSLKGIRFGAMWQIYKYCREQKFDVVICNRFKSVNMMLSLNRWLKIPLCIGISHGFGEYARGYRRRQTQRWVSPAWRFVGVSEAVKDYLVNLNCGFTRENTSYVTNAIDIPQAEALQLSREDARQALGLPMDARMIGALGRLVPIKGHTHLLQAFATLKDKYPEAQVGIIGSGRAEADLRADIERLGLTGRAHLLGFREDGMKYVRGFDIWTMPSLFEGLGLALLEGMSGHLPVIASNGPAMLPLVQGAGGLSHDPGNVEQLAEALDTYLALSDEQLRAKGEEVFRYLEANHTLDEFKHKYLTLIETGLREVGRA, from the coding sequence ATGAAGCCGCGTTTCAAGGTTTTGCAGTTACAGCCGGACTACAACGTCAAGACCCATGATTTCGCCGACCTGGGTGAGCAGATCGTCAAATCCCTGCCGGTTGAGCGTTTCGAGGTGACCTCCGGTTTTCTCAGTGGGCGTCCGCAGCCAGGCCAGCCCTTGAGCGTGGCCGAGCACTCCCACTATTTCGAGTTGCCGGAGAAGTCCCTCAAGGGCATCCGCTTTGGCGCCATGTGGCAGATCTACAAGTATTGCCGCGAGCAGAAATTCGACGTGGTCATCTGCAACCGCTTCAAATCGGTGAACATGATGCTATCGCTCAACCGTTGGCTGAAGATCCCGTTGTGCATCGGCATCTCCCACGGTTTCGGCGAGTATGCTCGTGGCTATCGGCGGCGCCAGACCCAGCGTTGGGTCAGCCCCGCCTGGCGGTTCGTCGGTGTGTCAGAGGCGGTGAAGGATTACCTGGTGAACCTCAACTGCGGGTTCACCCGTGAGAACACCAGCTATGTGACCAACGCGATCGATATTCCCCAGGCAGAAGCTTTGCAACTGTCCCGCGAGGACGCCCGCCAAGCCCTGGGCCTGCCGATGGACGCACGCATGATCGGCGCCCTCGGCCGCCTGGTGCCGATCAAGGGCCACACCCATTTGCTGCAAGCCTTTGCCACTCTCAAGGACAAATACCCTGAGGCGCAGGTGGGCATCATTGGTTCCGGGCGTGCCGAAGCCGATCTGCGCGCCGACATCGAGCGCCTGGGCCTGACGGGCCGTGCGCATTTGCTGGGCTTTCGCGAAGACGGCATGAAGTACGTGCGCGGCTTCGACATCTGGACCATGCCATCGCTGTTCGAAGGCCTCGGCCTTGCGCTGCTGGAAGGCATGAGCGGCCACTTGCCGGTGATCGCGTCCAACGGCCCTGCGATGCTGCCCCTGGTGCAGGGCGCGGGCGGCTTGTCCCATGACCCAGGCAACGTCGAGCAATTGGCCGAGGCCCTGGATACCTATCTGGCGCTGAGCGATGAGCAGCTGCGCGCCAAGGGTGAAGAGGTATTCCGCTATCTGGAAGCCAACCACACCCTCGACGAGTTCAAGCACAAGTACCTGACCCTGATTGAAACCGGTTTGCGTGAAGTAGGTAGAGCATGA
- the hldE gene encoding bifunctional D-glycero-beta-D-manno-heptose-7-phosphate kinase/D-glycero-beta-D-manno-heptose 1-phosphate adenylyltransferase HldE: MKLSMPRFNQAPVLVVGDVMLDRYWHGGTSRISPEAPVPVVKVEQIEDRPGGAANVALNIAALGAPASLVGVTGDDEAADSLANSLRGAGVRALFQRIAHQPTIVKLRVMSRHQQLLRIDFEEPFATDALALGGQVEALLEGIKVLVLSDYGKGALKNHQVLIQAAKARNIPVLADPKGKDFSIYRGASLITPNLSEFEAVVGGCADEHELVSKGAALMADLELGALLVTRGEHGMTLLRPGHPAMHLPARAREVFDVTGAGDTVISTLAASIAAGEELPHAVALANLAAGIVVGKLGTAAISAPELRRAIQRSEGSERGVLGLEQLLLAIDDARAHNESIVFTNGCFDILHAGHVTYLEQASAQGDRLIVAVNDDASVSRLKGPGRPINSVDRRMAVLAGLGAVDWVISFAEGTPENLLAQVKPDVLVKGGDYSVDQVVGADIVSAYGGTVKVLGLVENSSTTAIVEKIRNND, from the coding sequence ATGAAGTTGTCCATGCCGCGATTCAATCAAGCCCCTGTCTTGGTGGTCGGCGATGTCATGCTCGACCGTTACTGGCATGGTGGTACCTCACGGATTTCCCCTGAGGCGCCGGTACCGGTCGTCAAGGTCGAGCAAATCGAAGACCGTCCGGGTGGCGCTGCCAACGTTGCCCTCAATATTGCCGCGCTCGGCGCCCCGGCCTCCCTCGTGGGTGTGACCGGTGACGACGAAGCGGCCGACAGCCTGGCCAATAGCCTGCGCGGGGCGGGCGTGCGCGCGTTGTTCCAGCGCATCGCGCATCAGCCGACCATCGTCAAGCTGCGGGTCATGAGCCGTCACCAGCAATTGCTGCGCATCGATTTCGAAGAACCCTTCGCCACCGACGCCCTGGCCCTCGGTGGTCAGGTCGAGGCGTTGCTCGAAGGCATCAAGGTGCTGGTGTTGTCCGACTACGGCAAAGGCGCCTTGAAGAACCACCAGGTGCTGATCCAGGCCGCCAAGGCCCGCAACATTCCGGTGCTGGCCGATCCCAAGGGCAAGGACTTCTCGATTTATCGGGGCGCCAGCCTGATCACGCCAAATCTCAGCGAGTTCGAAGCCGTCGTCGGTGGTTGCGCCGATGAGCACGAACTGGTGAGCAAGGGCGCGGCGCTGATGGCCGATCTTGAGCTCGGCGCCCTGCTGGTGACCCGTGGTGAGCACGGCATGACCCTGCTGCGTCCAGGCCATCCGGCGATGCACCTGCCGGCGCGTGCGCGGGAAGTGTTCGACGTCACCGGCGCCGGTGACACGGTGATTTCCACCCTGGCCGCGTCCATCGCCGCCGGTGAGGAGCTGCCCCACGCCGTGGCCCTGGCCAACCTGGCGGCGGGCATCGTGGTTGGCAAGCTGGGCACCGCTGCCATCAGCGCACCCGAGTTGCGCCGCGCCATCCAGCGCTCCGAAGGCTCGGAACGCGGCGTGCTGGGGCTCGAGCAATTGCTGTTGGCGATTGACGACGCTCGCGCCCACAACGAAAGCATTGTCTTCACCAACGGTTGCTTCGACATCCTGCACGCCGGCCATGTGACTTATCTTGAGCAAGCGAGCGCCCAGGGCGATCGCCTGATCGTCGCGGTCAACGATGACGCGTCCGTCAGCCGCTTGAAAGGCCCTGGCCGCCCGATCAATAGCGTCGACCGGCGCATGGCGGTACTGGCGGGTTTGGGTGCGGTGGACTGGGTGATCAGTTTTGCTGAAGGCACCCCGGAAAACCTGTTGGCCCAGGTCAAGCCAGACGTGCTGGTCAAGGGCGGTGACTATTCCGTCGACCAGGTGGTCGGTGCGGACATCGTCAGCGCCTACGGCGGCACGGTCAAAGTGTTGGGCCTAGTTGAAAACAGCTCAACCACAGCTATCGTCGAGAAGATCCGTAATAATGATTGA
- a CDS encoding aldo/keto reductase, with protein MSLPTLHDLHRPLGSTGLLVSPLGLGTVKLGRDQGVKYPNGFKIPDDDEARMLLRQARQLGINLIDTAPAYGRSEERLGPLLRGQRKDWVIVSKVGEEFEAGVSRHDFSAAHTRMSIERSLKRLETDFIDLVLVHSDGNDLHILNDCEVYQTLEALKKEGKIRGFGFSGKTVEGGVKALEQGDCAMVTYNLNEQAEKAVIEYAAAHGKGILVKKALASGHVCLEPGMDPIQASFMLLFAQTGVASAIVGTINPLHLAHNVATAARVIRQL; from the coding sequence ATGAGCCTGCCAACCCTGCACGACCTGCATCGCCCCCTGGGCAGCACCGGCTTGCTGGTGTCGCCGCTGGGCCTGGGCACCGTCAAGCTGGGCCGTGACCAAGGGGTGAAATACCCCAACGGCTTCAAGATTCCGGATGACGACGAGGCGCGGATGTTGCTGCGCCAGGCGCGCCAGCTGGGCATCAACCTGATCGACACCGCGCCCGCCTACGGCCGCAGCGAAGAGCGCCTCGGGCCTCTGCTGCGCGGCCAGCGCAAGGATTGGGTGATCGTCAGCAAGGTCGGTGAGGAATTCGAAGCGGGCGTTTCCCGCCACGATTTCAGCGCTGCCCATACGCGGATGTCAATCGAGCGCAGCCTGAAAAGACTTGAAACGGATTTTATCGACCTGGTGCTGGTGCACTCCGACGGTAACGACTTGCATATCCTCAATGATTGCGAGGTGTACCAGACCCTGGAGGCGCTGAAAAAAGAGGGCAAAATTCGCGGTTTCGGCTTCTCCGGCAAGACCGTTGAAGGCGGCGTGAAGGCGCTGGAACAGGGTGATTGCGCAATGGTCACTTACAATTTGAACGAACAAGCGGAAAAAGCCGTCATTGAATACGCGGCGGCCCATGGCAAGGGCATCCTGGTGAAAAAAGCCCTGGCCAGCGGCCATGTGTGCCTGGAGCCTGGAATGGATCCAATTCAGGCCAGTTTCATGTTGTTGTTTGCGCAAACGGGTGTCGCCAGTGCTATTGTCGGGACGATTAATCCGCTGCACCTGGCCCATAACGTGGCAACCGCTGCCCGAGTCATCCGTCAACTCTGA
- the msbA gene encoding lipid A export permease/ATP-binding protein MsbA, whose amino-acid sequence MTDSSPSASPSSLKIYFRLLSYVKPYMGLFALSILGFLIFASTQPMLGYILKYFVDGLSNPEAVLFPTVPFLRDLQLLQAVPLLIILIAAWQGLGSFLGNYLLAKVSLGLVHDLRVQLFNNLLTLPNRYFDNHNSGHLISRITFNVTMVTGAATDAIKVVIREGMTVIFLFASLLFMNWRLTLVMIAILPLIAVMVSTASKKFRKQSKKIQVAMGDVTHVASETIQGYRVVRSFGGEVYEEKRFLKASQSNTNKQLRMTRTGAIYTPALQLVIYSAMAVLMFLVLYLRGDASAGDMVAYITLAGLLPKPIRQLSEVSSTIQKGVAGAESIFEQLDEEVEVDHGTLEREKVSGRLEVRNLNFTYPGTERHVLKDISFTAEPGQMIALVGRSGSGKSTLASLIPRFYHHESGEILLDGIEIEDYKLLNLRKHIAQVTQHVTLFSDTVTNNIAYGDLAGAPREDVEAAAADANARDFIDQLPKGFDTQVGENGVLLSGGQRQRLAIARALLKNAPVLILDEATSALDTESERHIQAALDKVMQGRTTLVIAHRLSTIEKADLILVMDDGRIVERGTHGELLAQNGYYARLHAMGLDAPVAADIT is encoded by the coding sequence ATGACCGACTCCAGTCCGAGCGCAAGCCCTTCGAGCTTGAAAATATACTTCCGCCTGCTCAGTTACGTTAAGCCTTATATGGGCTTGTTCGCGTTGAGTATCCTTGGATTTCTGATTTTCGCGTCGACCCAACCGATGCTGGGTTACATCCTCAAATACTTCGTCGACGGCCTGTCCAACCCCGAAGCCGTGCTGTTTCCGACCGTGCCTTTCCTGCGCGACCTGCAGCTGCTGCAGGCGGTGCCGCTGCTGATCATTCTGATCGCGGCCTGGCAAGGCCTGGGCTCATTCCTGGGCAACTACCTATTGGCCAAGGTCTCCCTGGGGCTGGTCCACGATTTGCGCGTGCAGTTGTTCAACAACCTGCTGACGCTGCCAAACCGTTACTTCGACAACCATAACTCCGGCCACCTGATTTCCCGCATCACCTTCAACGTGACCATGGTCACAGGGGCGGCAACCGATGCCATCAAGGTGGTGATCCGCGAAGGCATGACAGTGATCTTCCTGTTCGCCTCGCTGCTGTTCATGAACTGGCGCCTGACGCTGGTGATGATCGCCATCCTACCGTTGATTGCGGTCATGGTCAGCACGGCCAGCAAGAAATTCCGCAAGCAGAGCAAGAAGATCCAGGTGGCCATGGGTGACGTCACCCACGTCGCCTCGGAAACCATCCAGGGCTACCGCGTGGTGCGCAGCTTCGGCGGCGAGGTCTACGAGGAAAAAAGATTCTTAAAGGCCAGCCAGAGCAACACCAACAAGCAATTGCGCATGACCCGTACCGGGGCGATCTACACGCCGGCGCTGCAACTGGTGATCTACTCCGCGATGGCGGTGCTGATGTTCCTGGTGCTGTACCTGCGAGGCGATGCGTCGGCCGGTGACATGGTGGCCTACATCACCTTGGCCGGTTTGTTGCCCAAACCGATCCGCCAACTGTCGGAAGTCAGCTCGACTATTCAGAAAGGCGTGGCCGGTGCCGAAAGCATTTTCGAACAGCTGGACGAAGAGGTGGAGGTCGACCACGGCACCCTCGAGCGTGAAAAAGTCAGCGGCCGCCTGGAAGTGCGCAACCTGAACTTCACCTACCCCGGCACCGAGCGCCATGTGCTCAAGGACATCAGCTTTACCGCCGAGCCTGGGCAGATGATCGCCCTGGTAGGGCGCTCGGGCAGCGGCAAGTCGACCCTGGCCAGCCTGATCCCGCGGTTCTATCACCACGAAAGCGGTGAAATCCTGCTCGATGGCATCGAGATCGAAGACTACAAGCTGCTCAACCTGCGCAAGCACATTGCCCAAGTAACCCAGCACGTGACCCTGTTCAGCGACACCGTGACCAACAATATCGCCTACGGTGACCTGGCCGGCGCGCCACGCGAAGACGTCGAGGCGGCGGCGGCGGATGCCAACGCCAGGGACTTCATCGACCAGTTGCCCAAGGGCTTCGATACCCAGGTCGGCGAGAACGGCGTGCTGTTGTCCGGTGGCCAACGCCAGCGCCTGGCGATTGCCCGTGCCCTGCTCAAGAATGCGCCTGTGTTGATTCTCGACGAGGCCACCTCGGCCCTCGACACCGAGTCCGAGCGGCATATCCAGGCCGCGCTGGACAAGGTTATGCAGGGCCGCACGACGCTGGTGATCGCACACCGCTTGTCCACCATCGAAAAGGCTGACCTGATCCTGGTGATGGACGACGGTCGGATCGTCGAACGTGGCACCCACGGCGAATTGTTGGCGCAGAACGGCTATTACGCCCGCCTGCATGCCATGGGCCTGGATGCGCCGGTAGCGGCCGATATCACCTGA
- a CDS encoding glycosyltransferase, with translation MNQQQPLVSVIIASYNHARYIEQSILSVLGQTYPNIELLVVDDGSKDDSVERIRRLQAEHGFDFQVQQNQGLSATLNGAIARAKGSLIAPFGSDDIMLPDRIATQVAYMEGKPKVGMCAGNIELIDGDGNLHPEKKQRRDVPFRSLDFDDMFMDRKPFPPAPTMLIRRDVLEEVGGFDPQIPLEDLLIQLKITAAGYTIDALDVVMAQYRQHGSNTYKNHRYMIQNILKTYAKFSDHPAYDAVRYNFLNSMFLKTAQRDRPLAREILKQIPLKFWGRKTLRGLVRLYLAPLKS, from the coding sequence ATGAATCAGCAGCAACCCCTGGTCTCGGTGATCATCGCTTCCTACAACCATGCCCGGTATATCGAACAGAGCATCCTCAGCGTGTTGGGGCAGACCTACCCCAATATCGAGTTGTTGGTGGTGGACGATGGTTCCAAGGATGACAGCGTCGAGCGCATCCGGCGCTTGCAGGCCGAACACGGCTTTGATTTCCAGGTGCAACAGAACCAGGGCCTCAGCGCCACCCTCAACGGCGCGATCGCTCGCGCCAAGGGCAGCCTGATCGCACCGTTCGGCTCGGATGACATCATGTTGCCGGACCGCATCGCGACCCAGGTGGCGTATATGGAGGGCAAGCCGAAGGTGGGCATGTGCGCCGGCAACATCGAGCTGATCGATGGCGATGGCAACCTGCACCCGGAGAAGAAGCAACGTCGCGATGTGCCGTTTCGCAGTCTCGATTTTGACGACATGTTCATGGACCGCAAGCCGTTCCCACCGGCGCCCACCATGCTGATTCGTCGGGACGTGCTGGAGGAGGTCGGCGGTTTCGACCCGCAGATTCCCCTCGAGGACCTGCTGATCCAATTGAAGATCACGGCGGCGGGCTACACCATCGACGCCCTTGACGTGGTGATGGCGCAGTATCGACAGCACGGCAGCAACACCTACAAGAACCACCGCTACATGATCCAGAACATCCTCAAGACCTACGCCAAGTTCAGCGACCACCCGGCCTATGACGCGGTGCGCTACAACTTCCTGAACTCGATGTTCTTAAAGACCGCCCAGCGCGACCGGCCGTTGGCGCGCGAGATTCTCAAGCAGATTCCCCTGAAGTTCTGGGGCCGCAAAACCTTGCGCGGGTTGGTGCGGCTCTACCTGGCACCGCTGAAAAGCTGA